The Manihot esculenta cultivar AM560-2 chromosome 11, M.esculenta_v8, whole genome shotgun sequence genome includes a region encoding these proteins:
- the LOC110626076 gene encoding phosphatidylinositol 4-phosphate 5-kinase 6 isoform X1 has translation MSEEKGWEATVRKSQAATKRRSNYIFGTTMSAAVAHADDDDPSCNESVYHAERVFPCGDFYTGQWHEGLPHGHGKYLWIDGCMYVGEWYKGKTMGKGKFSWPCGATYEGDFKGGYMDGKGTYTGSSGATYRGSWVMNLRQGHGTKCYYTGDCYEGDWRRGVQDGHGRYQWRNGNHYIGQWKNGVMNGNGTMIWRNGNRYDGFWEDGLPKGNGTFRWSDGSFYVGVWSKDPKDQNGTYYPSGSKSGNLDWDPQEVFLKDLSDCQICACEKVSIFPSQKTLNFPGTELGYVKPIKGNVEDGKLRRMSVDGRLSNYSLASMESNDTSVGGGDGEWRDGDEGFCHFDDLDSRMHRLNLRPVKRQGETISKGHKNYELMLNLQLGIRHSVGRPAPAISLDLKASCFDPKEKVWTKFPPEGSKYTPPHQSSDFKWKDYCPVVFRTLRKLFNVDAADYMLSICGNDALRELSSPGKSGSFFYLTNDDRYMIKTMKKAEVKVLLRMLPAYYTHVRSFEHTLVTKFYGLHCVKLAGPNQKKVRFVIMGNLFCSEYTIHRRFDLKGSSHGRTTAKPESEIDPTTTLKDLDLNYIFRLHKVWFQEFCRQVDRDCDFLEQERIMDYSLLVGIHFREASYKDSMTPTRSSGVRTPTGLRTPTGLLTPSGPRTPTGNGNPDNEFGALPRLSRAEMDKIILDPARLSSIKLGIGMPARAEKTTRKSNCEVGLMGEAAGNLYEIILFFGIIDILQDYDISKKLEHAYKSMHYDPTSISAVDPKQYSKRFRDFILRVFVEDT, from the exons ATGAGCGAAGAGAAGGGCTGGGAAGCGACAGTAAGAAAATCACAAGCAGCTACAAAGAGAAGATCCAACTACATCTTTGGCACCACGATGTCAGCAGCGGTAGCTCATGCAGATGATGATGATCCTTCTTGCAACGAGTCAGTCTACCATGCAGAGAGAGTTTTTCCCTGCGGAGACTTCTACACAGGCCAATGGCATGAAGGCCTCCCTCATGGACATGGCAAATACCTCTGGATAGATGGGTGCATGTATGTTGGTGAATGGTACAAAGGGAAAACAATGGGAAAGGGTAAATTTAGTTGGCCCTGTGGTGCGACCTATGAGGGTGACTTCAAGGGTGGTTATATGGATGGTAAAGGGACTTATACAGGATCTTCAGGTGCTACTTATAGGGGTTCTTGGGTTATGAATTTGAGACAGGGACATGGCACAAAGTGTTATTACACTGGAGATTGCTATGAAGGTGATTGGAGAAGAGGCGTGCAAGATGGGCATGGAAGGTATCAATGGAGGAACGGGAATCATTATATCGGTCAGTGGAAGAATGGTGTAATGAACGGGAATGGAACTATGATTTGGAGAAATGGAAATAGATATGATGGGTTTTGGGAAGATGGGTTGCCGAAAGGAAATGGGACTTTTAGATGGTCAGATGGAAGTTTCTACGTGGGGGTTTGGAGTAAAGATCCTAAAGACCAAAATGGGACTTATTATCCATCTGGGTCTAAGTCAGGGAATTTGGATTGGGATCCACAAGAGGTGTTTTTGAAGGACTTGAGTGATTGCCAGATTTGTGCTTGTGAAAAGGTGTCAATTTTCCCATCACAGAAGACATTGAATTTCCCTGGGACTGAACTTGGGTATGTTAAGCCAATCAAAGGGAATGTTGAGGATGGAAAGCTTAGGCGGATGTCTGTGGATGGGAGATTAAGTAATTACAGCCTAGCTTCAATGGAAAGTAATGATACTTCTGTCGGTGGTGGAGATGGGGAATGGAGAGATGGAGATGAAGGGTTTTGTCATTTTGATGATTTAGATTCAAGGATGCACAGATTGAATTTACGGCCTGTGAAGAGGCAAGGGGAGACAATATCAAAAGGGCATAAAAACTATGAGCTCATGCTCAATCTGCAGTTGGGAATCAG ACATTCAGTGGGACGACCTGCTCCGGCTATATCTCTTGATCTGAAGGCTTCATGTTTTGATCCTAAGGAAAAAGTTTGGACTAAATTTCCTCCAGAAGGATCCAAGTACACTCCACCGCACCAGTCTAGTGACTTCAAATGGAAGGATTACTGCCCTGTTGTTTTCAG GACTCTCAGGAAATTGTTCAATGTGGATGCAGCTGATTACATGCTATCTATATGTGGGAATGATGCCCTTAGGGAGCTCTCATCCCCAGGCAAAAGTGGAAGCTTCTTTTACTTAACAAATGATGACCGCTACATGATAAAGACCATGAAGAAGGCAGAAGTAAAA GTGCTCTTAAGGATGCTGCCAGCTTACTACACTCATGTTCGCTCATTTGAGCACACTCTAGTAACCAAATTTTATGGTCTTCATTGTGTGAAATTAGCTGGTCCGAACCAGAAGAAG gTGCGATTTGTCATAATGGGGAATCTGTTCTGTTCTGAGTATACCATTCATAGACGTTTTGACTTGAAAGGTTCTTCCCATGGTCGCACAACTGCTAAACCTGAATCAGAAATTGATCCAACAACAACCCTCAAAGATCTTGATCTCAATTACATATTTCGATTGCATAAGGTTTGGTTCCAAGAGTTTTGCAG ACAAGTGGACAGAGATTGTGACTTCCTTGAACAAGAGAGAATTATGGATTACAGTCTTTTGGTTGGTATTCACTTTCGAGAAGCTTCGTATAAGGATTCCATGACACCAACTCGTAGTTCTGGAGTTAGGACTCCTACTGGCCTTCGCACTCCAACTGGACTTCTTACACCCTCTGGCCCAAGAACTCCTACTG GAAATGGAAACCCAGATAATGAATTTGGAGCACTCCCACGCCTTTCTAGAGCAGAGATGGATAAGATTATTCTTGACCCTGCTCG GTTGTCCTCCATAAAGCTGGGCATCGGCATGCCAGCACGGGCAGAAAAGACTACCAGAAAAAGTAATTGTGAAGTCGGTCTGATGGGAGAAGCAGCTGGAAACTTGTATGAAATCATTCTATTTTTTGGTATAATAGACATACTACAAGATTACGATATTAGCAAAAAGCTCGAGCATGCATACAAATCAATGCATTATGACCCAACTTCAATCTCTGCTGTAGATCCAAAGCAATATTCAAAACGTTTTCGAGATTTCATTTTGAGAGTTTTTGTAGAAGACACTTGA